The genomic DNA CGTCGGCACCACCGGCGAATCGCCGACCCTGTCCCACGCCGAGCACCACCGGGTGGTCGACCTGTGCATCGAGGCCGCGGCGAAACGGGTGCCGGTGATCGCGGGCGCCGGCTCGAACGCGACCGACGAGGCGGTCTCGCTGGCCCGCCATGCCAAGGCCGCGGGCGCCGATGCCGCGCTGGTGGTCACGCCCTACTACAACAAGCCGACCCAGGACGGGATGTTCGCGCATTTCACCGCGATCGCCGACGCGGTCGACCTGCCGATCCTGATCTACAACATCCCCGGCCGCAGCGTGGTCGACATGTCGGTGGAGACGATGGCGCGGCTGGCCAGGCACCCGAACATCGTCGGCGTCAAGGATGCGACCGCCGACCTGGCCCGGCCGCTGGCAACCGGCACCGCGATCGGCTGGGATTTCTGCCAGCTTTCCGGCGAGGACGCGACCGCGCTGGCCTTCTACGCCGGCGGCGGCCACGGCTGCATCTCGGTCACCGCCAACGTGGCGCCGCGGCTGTGCGCGGAAATGTACAACGCCTGGGACGGCGGCGACATCAAGGCGGCGGTCGCCATCAACAAGCGGCTCTATCCGCTGAGCAAGGCCCTGTTCATCGAAAGCAACCCGGCGCCGGCGAAATACGCGCTGTCGACGATGGGCAGGATCGCCGAGGAGCTGCGGCTGCCGCTGGTGCCGGTGCGCGACACGACGCGGGCCGCCGTGCGCGACGCGATGGCCTTCGCCGGCCTCAGCAACGCCTGAAAGCGGCATCCGGGCCTCGGCAGGAGGCCGGCGGCACCATGGCCCAGCAGCGACACACCCACCGCACGGCCTGCGAGAACCGCAAGGCCCGCCACGACTATTTCATCGACGAGACGCTCGAGGCGGGCATCGTGCTGACCGGCACCGAGGTCAAGTCGCTGCGCGAGGGCCGCGGCAACCTGCGCGATTCCTATGCCGGCGACCGCGACGGCGCACTGTGGCTGTTCGGGGCCTACATCCCCGAGTACGGCAAGGCGGTCGGCTTCCTGCGCCACGAGGAGCGCCGGCCGCGCAAGCTACTGCTGCACGCCCGCGAGATCGCGCGGCTGATCGGCGCGATCCAGCGCGAGGGCGTGACCCTGGTGCCGCTGTCGATCTATTTCAACGACCGCGGCATCGCCAAGGTCGAACTGGGCGTCGCGCGCGGCAAGCGCAAGGCCGACAAGCGGCAGAGCGAGAAGGAACGCGACTGGCAGCGCGAGAAGGCGCGGGTGATGCGCGACCGCGGCTGAAGGCGGCCGCCGTTCAGAACGTGATCAGCTGGTCGCGCTTCTGCGTGCCGACGCTGACGTCGACCGTCCTGGTCTCGCCGGCGAACGTCGCGGTCACGCGATAACGGCCCGGCGCCAGGTCGACCAGCAGCCACGGCCCGTCGCAACCGGTTTCCAGCACGACATTGCCGGCCGCATCGCTGATCCGGGTCAGCACGTCGGCCAGGAAGTGGCCGTCCGGCTCGGCGTAGATCAGCTTCAGGGTATAGGGCGTGTTGGCCGCCTGCTCGCGTGCGGTCAGCCCGACCCCGACACACAGGTGGCCAGGCTGCTGCGCCGCGCCCTCGCCAGACCAGCCAAGGGGCAGCAGCGCAACGGCCGCCCACAGCAAGGATCGCCGCATCGTCCATTCCTTCCGCTGGAAGCGTCACCGCCCTTGCCGACAGCCCTATGCGGCGAAGATGGCACAAAGGTGGCCGCCATCGACACAGTGCCGCCGAACGGACCGGCTATTGCACTGGACTGCCGCACGACGGCACACTCGTTCGTCTCGGCTCATCCCGCCTCGTTAT from Alphaproteobacteria bacterium includes the following:
- the smpB gene encoding SsrA-binding protein SmpB codes for the protein MAQQRHTHRTACENRKARHDYFIDETLEAGIVLTGTEVKSLREGRGNLRDSYAGDRDGALWLFGAYIPEYGKAVGFLRHEERRPRKLLLHAREIARLIGAIQREGVTLVPLSIYFNDRGIAKVELGVARGKRKADKRQSEKERDWQREKARVMRDRG
- the dapA gene encoding 4-hydroxy-tetrahydrodipicolinate synthase is translated as MFKGSIVALVTPFRNGAIDEAAIQQLVEWHIAEGTHGIVPVGTTGESPTLSHAEHHRVVDLCIEAAAKRVPVIAGAGSNATDEAVSLARHAKAAGADAALVVTPYYNKPTQDGMFAHFTAIADAVDLPILIYNIPGRSVVDMSVETMARLARHPNIVGVKDATADLARPLATGTAIGWDFCQLSGEDATALAFYAGGGHGCISVTANVAPRLCAEMYNAWDGGDIKAAVAINKRLYPLSKALFIESNPAPAKYALSTMGRIAEELRLPLVPVRDTTRAAVRDAMAFAGLSNA